One window of Psychrobacillus sp. FSL H8-0483 genomic DNA carries:
- the purQ gene encoding phosphoribosylformylglycinamidine synthase subunit PurQ, which yields MKFAVIVFPGSNCDLDMYHAIKDELGEEVEYVWHDATDLSGFDGVLLPGGFSYGDYLRCGAMAKQSNVMSEVVKAAEAGKPVLGICNGFQVLTEAGLLPGALLRNKNLKFMCRTVELQVVNNDTQFTSAYEKDQVIQIPIAHGEGNYYCDEETLASLKENNQIVFTYASENPNGSIEDIAGIVNEKGNVLGMMPHPERAANDIMGGSDGLALFKSIVKQWRESHVNHA from the coding sequence ATGAAATTTGCAGTAATCGTTTTTCCAGGATCGAACTGTGATTTAGATATGTATCACGCGATTAAAGACGAGCTTGGAGAAGAAGTAGAGTACGTGTGGCATGATGCAACGGACTTAAGCGGATTCGATGGGGTTTTATTACCAGGTGGCTTCTCTTATGGTGATTACTTACGTTGTGGCGCAATGGCTAAACAATCTAATGTAATGTCTGAAGTTGTGAAAGCAGCAGAAGCGGGTAAACCAGTTCTAGGTATTTGTAACGGATTCCAAGTGTTAACAGAAGCGGGTCTTCTACCAGGAGCTTTATTACGTAACAAAAACTTGAAATTTATGTGCCGTACAGTTGAACTTCAAGTTGTAAATAATGACACTCAATTTACTTCAGCATATGAAAAAGACCAAGTGATTCAAATTCCAATTGCACACGGCGAAGGGAATTATTATTGCGACGAAGAAACGCTTGCTAGTTTAAAAGAGAATAATCAAATTGTATTTACTTATGCATCTGAAAATCCAAATGGAAGTATCGAAGACATTGCAGGTATCGTGAATGAAAAAGGAAACGTACTTGGAATGATGCCTCATCCAGAACGAGCTGCTAATGATATTATGGGCGGATCAGACGGACTAGCTTTATTCAAATCAATTGTGAAACAGTGGAGGGAATCTCATGTCAATCATGCTTGA
- the purS gene encoding phosphoribosylformylglycinamidine synthase subunit PurS — protein MKKVKVYVTLRESVLDPQGSAVMGALHSMNYNEVKDVRIGKFLELQIEEAGRDLDTVVKEMCEKLLTNTVIEDYRYEVEEVTSK, from the coding sequence ATGAAAAAAGTTAAAGTATATGTAACATTACGTGAAAGTGTTTTAGATCCACAAGGTTCAGCTGTTATGGGTGCTCTTCACTCCATGAATTACAACGAAGTGAAAGATGTTCGTATCGGTAAGTTTCTAGAGCTTCAAATCGAAGAAGCAGGTCGTGATTTAGATACAGTTGTGAAAGAAATGTGTGAAAAACTTCTAACAAACACAGTAATTGAAGACTATCGTTACGAGGTTGAGGAGGTTACGAGCAAATGA
- the purC gene encoding phosphoribosylaminoimidazolesuccinocarboxamide synthase, protein MEKGRLLYEGKAKQLFATDDENILYVSYKDSATAFNGEKKEEIDGKGILNNKITTILFDQLKKHGIESHFVEQISENEQLVRKVEIIPLEVVVRNVAAGSLAKRLGMEEGIPLKHTIVEFYYKDDALGDPLLTNAHLELLALATPEEIETLQTKALEINKVLQPIFKEIGVKLIDFKLEFGKTPEGEILLADEISPDTCRLWDDETNNKLDKDVFRRNLGSLTEVYEIILSRLGGLSK, encoded by the coding sequence TTGGAAAAAGGTCGTCTTTTATATGAAGGTAAGGCAAAACAATTATTCGCAACAGATGATGAAAATATTCTATATGTTTCATACAAGGATAGCGCTACAGCTTTTAACGGAGAGAAAAAAGAAGAAATAGATGGTAAAGGGATATTAAACAATAAAATCACAACCATTCTATTTGATCAATTGAAAAAGCATGGAATTGAGTCTCATTTTGTGGAGCAAATTTCAGAGAATGAACAACTGGTAAGGAAAGTGGAAATTATTCCACTGGAAGTAGTTGTTCGAAATGTAGCAGCAGGAAGTCTTGCAAAAAGATTAGGTATGGAAGAAGGAATTCCTCTAAAACATACGATTGTAGAATTTTATTACAAAGACGATGCACTTGGGGATCCTTTACTGACAAATGCACATCTAGAATTACTTGCTCTTGCAACACCTGAAGAAATAGAAACGCTTCAAACTAAAGCATTGGAAATCAATAAAGTACTTCAACCAATTTTTAAAGAAATAGGTGTTAAGTTAATAGATTTTAAATTGGAATTTGGTAAAACTCCAGAAGGTGAAATACTGCTGGCAGATGAAATCTCTCCTGATACTTGTAGACTATGGGATGATGAAACGAACAACAAACTAGACAAAGATGTGTTTAGACGTAATTTAGGAAGCTTAACAGAAGTTTATGAAATAATACTTTCCCGCCTAGGAGGATTATCAAAATGA
- the purB gene encoding adenylosuccinate lyase, which yields MIERYTRPEMGAIWTEENKYNAWLEVEILACEAWSEIGDIPKEDVVALRKNASFNVDRILEIEQETRHDVVAFTRAVSETLGEERKWVHYGLTSTDVVDTALSYLIKQANVILRKDIQNFIEILENKAKEHKYTVMMGRTHGVHAEPTTFGLKLALWTEEMKRNLERFEAAAKSIETGKMSGAVGTYANIDPFVEQYVCEKLGLAASPISTQTLQRDRHAQYMSTLALVATSIEKFATEVRGLQKSETREVEEFFAKGQKGSSAMPHKRNPIGSENMVGLSRLIRGYMVTAFENVALWHERDISHSSAERVILPDATIALNYMLNRFSNIVKNLTVFPENMKRNMDSTLGLIYSQRVLLALIDKGLARETAYDTVQPLAMQAWESQTAFRTFVDADEKITSLLTKEDLDDCFDYNYHIQHVDMIFERLGLN from the coding sequence ATGATAGAACGTTATACACGCCCTGAAATGGGAGCTATTTGGACAGAAGAAAACAAATACAATGCATGGTTGGAAGTAGAAATCTTAGCTTGTGAAGCATGGTCGGAAATTGGCGATATTCCAAAAGAAGATGTTGTCGCACTTCGTAAAAATGCATCTTTCAATGTAGATCGTATTTTAGAAATTGAACAAGAAACTAGACATGATGTAGTGGCGTTTACTCGTGCCGTTTCTGAAACTTTAGGAGAAGAACGTAAATGGGTTCATTACGGTCTAACATCTACAGATGTTGTAGATACAGCTCTTTCTTATTTAATTAAACAAGCGAATGTTATTTTACGTAAAGATATTCAAAACTTTATCGAGATTCTAGAGAATAAAGCGAAAGAACATAAATACACCGTAATGATGGGACGTACGCATGGAGTACATGCAGAGCCAACAACTTTCGGACTTAAACTTGCTTTGTGGACAGAAGAAATGAAACGTAACTTAGAACGTTTTGAAGCAGCAGCTAAATCAATTGAAACTGGAAAAATGTCGGGTGCTGTAGGAACTTATGCAAACATCGATCCATTTGTAGAACAATATGTTTGTGAAAAATTAGGTTTAGCAGCATCACCAATTTCTACTCAAACTTTACAACGTGATCGCCATGCACAATACATGAGCACATTAGCTTTAGTCGCAACTTCTATTGAAAAATTCGCTACAGAAGTTCGTGGTCTGCAAAAATCAGAAACTCGTGAAGTAGAGGAGTTCTTTGCAAAAGGGCAAAAAGGTTCCTCTGCAATGCCGCATAAACGTAACCCAATTGGTTCTGAGAATATGGTAGGTTTATCAAGATTAATTCGTGGATATATGGTGACTGCATTTGAAAACGTAGCGTTATGGCATGAGAGAGATATTTCGCATTCATCAGCTGAACGTGTCATTTTACCTGATGCAACAATTGCACTTAACTATATGTTAAATCGATTCAGTAATATCGTGAAAAATTTAACGGTATTCCCAGAAAACATGAAGCGTAATATGGATTCTACTTTAGGATTAATTTATTCTCAACGTGTACTTCTTGCACTAATTGACAAAGGTCTTGCACGTGAGACAGCGTATGACACTGTACAACCACTTGCTATGCAAGCGTGGGAATCTCAAACTGCTTTCCGTACATTTGTAGATGCAGATGAAAAGATTACTTCTTTATTAACAAAAGAAGATTTGGATGATTGTTTTGATTACAACTACCACATCCAACATGTAGACATGATTTTTGAACGCCTAGGACTAAATTAA
- the purK gene encoding 5-(carboxyamino)imidazole ribonucleotide synthase, producing the protein MTKVVYPGQTIGIIGGGQLGRMMALAAKEAGFKVAVLEPTMDSPCGQVADIRIVASYNDEAALEELAEVSDVITYEFENIDYDGLKRLSQIAYVPQGAELVRITQDRIIEKTEIQASGVPIAKFVEANTFEELEQAIDEVGFPCVVKTARGGYDGKGQQTIQSKDELGLARSLFDHSACIAEAFISFTKEISVIVQRNGEGQTYCLPIGENIHVNHILHETIVPARIDASLAAKAIEAAEKIANHLNLVGTLAVEMFVLEENDILINELAPRPHNSGHYSIEACNISQFHQHIRAVCGWPLRDPKLWTETVMVNVLGQHIVPLTNNLCKYPNWSVHLYGKSEAKTNRKMGHVTILSTNIEETLKEIEQSKIWS; encoded by the coding sequence ATGACTAAAGTAGTCTATCCAGGACAAACAATTGGTATTATCGGTGGTGGACAACTTGGACGAATGATGGCATTAGCTGCAAAAGAAGCTGGATTTAAAGTAGCTGTACTGGAACCAACGATGGATTCACCATGTGGGCAGGTTGCTGACATTCGAATCGTTGCATCGTATAATGATGAAGCAGCGTTAGAGGAGCTAGCAGAAGTAAGTGACGTGATTACGTATGAATTTGAAAATATTGACTATGATGGCTTGAAACGATTATCGCAAATTGCTTATGTACCTCAAGGGGCAGAGCTTGTAAGAATTACGCAGGACCGTATTATTGAAAAGACAGAGATCCAAGCTTCTGGGGTACCTATTGCGAAATTTGTCGAAGCTAATACATTTGAGGAATTAGAGCAGGCTATAGATGAAGTAGGATTTCCATGCGTAGTGAAAACTGCGAGAGGTGGATATGATGGAAAAGGGCAGCAAACGATTCAATCAAAAGATGAGCTAGGATTGGCAAGATCACTATTTGACCATTCGGCATGTATTGCAGAAGCGTTTATTTCATTTACAAAAGAAATATCTGTAATCGTCCAACGAAATGGGGAAGGACAAACGTATTGCTTACCAATTGGTGAAAATATTCATGTAAATCATATTCTCCATGAAACGATAGTTCCAGCTCGTATCGATGCATCTCTTGCAGCCAAAGCAATCGAAGCAGCAGAAAAGATTGCAAATCACTTAAATCTTGTCGGAACACTTGCAGTCGAAATGTTCGTTCTAGAAGAGAATGACATTTTGATCAATGAGTTGGCTCCAAGACCTCATAATTCGGGTCATTATTCTATCGAAGCATGTAATATTTCGCAATTCCATCAACATATTAGAGCTGTTTGCGGTTGGCCTTTACGTGATCCAAAGCTCTGGACAGAAACTGTTATGGTCAATGTTTTGGGGCAACATATTGTTCCACTAACCAATAACCTTTGCAAATACCCAAACTGGTCTGTTCATTTGTACGGAAAGAGCGAGGCAAAAACGAATCGGAAGATGGGACATGTTACCATTCTTTCAACAAACATAGAAGAAACTTTAAAAGAAATCGAGCAATCTAAAATTTGGTCATAA
- the purE gene encoding 5-(carboxyamino)imidazole ribonucleotide mutase: MNAKIGVIMGSSSDWETMKYSCEILDELHIPYEKQVVSAHRTPDLMFEYAEQARSRGIQVIIAGAGGAAHLPGMVAAKTTLPVIGVPVQSKALNGLDSLLSIVQMPGGVPVATVAIGKAGATNAGLLAAQILSIQDIKIAERLEKRREDTKKQVLESNGELQ; encoded by the coding sequence ATGAACGCAAAAATTGGTGTAATTATGGGAAGTTCTAGTGATTGGGAAACAATGAAATATAGTTGTGAAATACTTGATGAGCTTCATATACCGTATGAAAAACAAGTAGTCTCTGCGCATCGTACGCCTGATTTAATGTTTGAATATGCAGAGCAAGCGAGATCACGTGGAATTCAAGTCATTATTGCTGGTGCTGGCGGTGCTGCACACTTACCTGGTATGGTGGCGGCAAAGACGACACTTCCAGTTATCGGTGTTCCTGTACAATCAAAAGCATTAAATGGACTAGATTCTTTATTATCAATAGTTCAAATGCCTGGTGGTGTGCCAGTAGCAACGGTTGCGATTGGTAAAGCAGGTGCAACGAATGCAGGATTGCTTGCGGCACAAATTCTCTCTATTCAAGATATAAAAATAGCTGAACGACTAGAAAAAAGAAGAGAAGATACGAAAAAACAAGTACTAGAAAGTAACGGTGAGCTTCAATGA
- a CDS encoding NETI motif-containing protein, translating to MKKETVWFEVQEDESISTCMDRMIEQGFQVVGRKEEPIFAEVDGQPVPVKQLIQLKGVRDKKM from the coding sequence ATGAAAAAAGAGACAGTCTGGTTTGAAGTGCAGGAAGATGAGAGCATCTCAACATGCATGGACAGAATGATAGAGCAAGGCTTTCAAGTAGTAGGAAGAAAAGAAGAGCCAATCTTTGCAGAGGTAGACGGACAGCCCGTGCCAGTTAAACAATTGATCCAATTAAAAGGTGTTAGAGATAAAAAAATGTAA
- a CDS encoding nuclease-related domain-containing protein — translation MIIKTRSIEYKYMGLQMLYRRLPSEHAMKAVIHSKMKSAKAGIMGETKVAEVFDRYSFPFNCRILHNVSLSSNGKFQMDTVFISPYYIVILECKNIVGELCFETIPPCLTRTLENGKKEIFESPEVQVYRNMYLFKEWLHGRGIELPVKGVIVLSNMKSKVVKPPNHTDVIYASSIPVYLRNLPREKKYLSSTQMDDLAQSIVAAHQDYFPYPMCKNWSIDPACLMTGVQCKGCEQFGMVKKNIGWICSNCGSIDRNAHVLTIQEWFTLIDDRISNKDCRKFLQINSSQLASRILNSMNLTREQKAKNTVYRWKW, via the coding sequence ATGATTATTAAAACGCGATCAATAGAGTATAAGTATATGGGGTTACAGATGCTCTATCGTCGTTTACCAAGCGAGCATGCGATGAAAGCGGTTATTCATTCGAAGATGAAATCAGCAAAAGCGGGTATTATGGGAGAAACAAAAGTGGCGGAAGTATTTGATCGTTATTCATTTCCGTTTAACTGCCGCATATTGCATAATGTAAGTTTATCTTCGAATGGAAAATTCCAGATGGATACGGTGTTTATTAGTCCATATTATATTGTAATTTTAGAATGTAAAAATATTGTGGGAGAGTTGTGTTTTGAAACGATACCACCATGTTTAACTCGTACACTAGAGAATGGAAAGAAAGAAATATTCGAGAGCCCAGAAGTACAGGTTTATCGAAATATGTATTTATTCAAGGAATGGTTGCATGGGCGTGGAATAGAACTTCCAGTTAAAGGGGTTATTGTTTTAAGTAATATGAAATCTAAGGTGGTTAAACCTCCAAATCATACAGACGTGATATATGCATCGAGCATTCCTGTTTACTTGCGAAATTTGCCAAGGGAGAAGAAATATTTATCCTCAACTCAAATGGATGATTTAGCTCAGAGTATTGTGGCTGCTCATCAAGATTATTTTCCTTATCCTATGTGTAAGAACTGGTCCATTGATCCGGCTTGTTTAATGACTGGGGTACAATGTAAAGGATGTGAACAGTTTGGTATGGTGAAGAAGAATATAGGATGGATTTGTTCAAATTGTGGAAGTATTGATAGAAATGCTCATGTATTAACAATTCAGGAATGGTTTACACTTATAGATGATCGCATTTCTAATAAAGACTGTCGAAAGTTTTTACAGATTAATTCTTCACAATTGGCATCAAGAATTCTTAATTCTATGAATCTCACCAGAGAACAGAAGGCCAAAAACACTGTTTATAGGTGGAAGTGGTGA
- a CDS encoding NCS2 family permease, producing the protein MKKYFQFDELGTNYRSEIIGGLTTFLAMAYILVVNPMILSLETVEGLPDYMHMNKGAVFTATAIAAGVGSILMGVLAKYPIALAPGMGLNAFFAYTVVLDFGVSWQVALTGVFVAGIIFILLSLTGIRETIINAIPTELKYAVGAGIGLFITFVGLQNAKIIVSNPAVIVGLGDLTDPNILLTIFGLVITIIMMVRGVKGGIFYGMLITAIVGMIFSLVPIPTAVVSSVPSVAPTFGAALDPIFNDPSSLFNHQFLIVVLTFLFVNFFDTAGTLISVANQAGLMKGEKLPRAGKALLADAIATTAGAVVGTSTTTSYVESTAGVAAGARSGFAAVVTGVLLLLSLFFYPILSVVTSYVTAPALIIVGVLMVSSLGNIEWKKFEIAVPAFFVIIAMPLTYSIATGIAIGFLFYPITMIVAGRIKEIHPIMYGLWLIFLGYFIFL; encoded by the coding sequence ATGAAAAAGTATTTTCAGTTTGACGAATTAGGTACGAACTACCGCAGTGAGATTATTGGTGGTTTAACAACATTCCTAGCAATGGCTTACATCCTCGTAGTAAACCCAATGATTTTATCGCTTGAAACAGTAGAAGGATTACCAGACTACATGCATATGAATAAAGGAGCTGTGTTTACAGCTACTGCTATTGCAGCAGGTGTCGGTTCTATTTTAATGGGGGTATTAGCAAAATATCCAATCGCACTAGCTCCTGGTATGGGACTAAATGCATTCTTTGCTTATACAGTTGTATTGGATTTCGGAGTTTCTTGGCAAGTAGCTTTAACCGGTGTATTTGTTGCAGGTATTATCTTTATTCTTCTTTCATTAACCGGTATTCGCGAAACAATTATTAATGCAATTCCAACTGAGTTAAAATACGCAGTTGGTGCAGGAATTGGTTTATTCATTACTTTTGTTGGTTTACAAAATGCTAAGATTATCGTTAGTAATCCTGCAGTAATCGTTGGATTAGGTGACTTAACAGATCCGAATATTCTATTAACAATTTTCGGCCTAGTAATTACAATAATTATGATGGTGAGAGGCGTTAAAGGTGGGATTTTCTATGGTATGCTAATCACGGCTATTGTTGGTATGATTTTCAGTCTAGTGCCAATTCCAACTGCAGTCGTTAGTAGTGTTCCAAGTGTGGCACCAACTTTTGGGGCAGCGCTTGATCCAATATTCAATGATCCATCATCTCTTTTTAATCATCAATTTTTGATCGTAGTACTTACTTTCTTATTCGTTAACTTCTTTGATACAGCAGGAACATTGATTTCTGTAGCAAACCAAGCTGGATTGATGAAAGGTGAAAAATTACCACGTGCTGGTAAAGCACTACTTGCAGACGCAATCGCTACAACAGCGGGTGCAGTAGTAGGTACTTCTACTACTACTTCTTATGTAGAATCAACTGCTGGTGTTGCAGCTGGTGCACGTTCAGGTTTTGCAGCAGTAGTGACAGGGGTACTTCTATTATTATCACTATTCTTCTATCCAATATTGAGTGTAGTTACTTCATATGTTACTGCACCAGCATTAATTATCGTTGGGGTATTAATGGTATCTTCCTTAGGAAATATAGAATGGAAGAAATTCGAAATTGCAGTTCCAGCATTCTTCGTAATTATCGCAATGCCATTAACTTATTCCATTGCAACTGGTATCGCAATTGGATTCCTATTCTATCCAATTACAATGATCGTAGCTGGAAGAATTAAAGAAATACATCCTATTATGTATGGCTTGTGGCTAATTTTCCTTGGCTACTTTATATTCTTATAA
- a CDS encoding YafY family protein translates to MKIERLLSILVVLLNNEIVSADELAKKFEVSKRTIYRDIESLALANLPVVTFHGRNGGVGLMPSYKMDRYLFSDEEKQKIIEALKIQTSMVHEDSQMLIDKLESLRGINNMSEHFSFYSPTIHRKEIEQNLQDKLILLKQAIALNRKLHIEYVSQSGEITHRVISPYKIVLNGGSWYLEAYCEKRNDRRLFKLTRIRNYTLLDEEFAAANVEETDLAPSYEIAELVFQRDQLGKLYDFFLENEITIHENYIKVVFSFDNNRNLLPFLFMFSSSVEIIKPESLKRKYYNELNKIYNKLNSDTQLSYIP, encoded by the coding sequence ATGAAAATTGAAAGATTATTATCTATCCTAGTTGTTTTATTAAATAACGAAATTGTTTCGGCAGATGAACTTGCTAAAAAGTTTGAGGTGAGTAAAAGAACCATTTATAGAGATATTGAGTCTTTAGCTTTGGCTAACCTTCCAGTTGTAACATTTCATGGACGAAATGGCGGAGTTGGGTTGATGCCTTCTTATAAAATGGATAGATATTTGTTTTCCGATGAAGAAAAACAAAAGATTATTGAGGCTCTAAAAATTCAAACAAGCATGGTACATGAGGATAGCCAAATGCTTATAGATAAATTGGAGAGCTTAAGAGGAATCAATAACATGTCGGAGCACTTTTCCTTTTACTCCCCTACTATACATAGAAAAGAAATCGAACAAAATCTTCAGGACAAGTTAATCCTTTTAAAACAAGCGATAGCTTTGAATAGGAAGTTGCACATAGAATATGTTTCTCAAAGTGGTGAAATCACACATAGAGTTATTTCACCTTATAAAATTGTATTAAATGGTGGTAGTTGGTATTTAGAGGCTTACTGTGAAAAAAGAAACGATAGAAGATTATTTAAGCTAACGCGAATAAGAAATTATACATTACTTGATGAAGAATTTGCTGCGGCAAACGTAGAAGAAACTGACTTAGCACCTTCTTATGAGATCGCTGAATTAGTTTTTCAAAGAGATCAATTAGGTAAGTTGTATGACTTTTTCTTAGAAAATGAAATTACTATACACGAAAACTACATCAAAGTAGTATTTTCGTTTGATAATAATAGAAATCTGTTACCTTTTTTATTCATGTTCAGTAGCTCGGTTGAGATAATTAAGCCCGAATCATTAAAACGTAAATATTACAATGAGTTAAATAAAATCTACAATAAATTAAATAGTGACACTCAGTTGTCATATATTCCATGA
- a CDS encoding effector binding domain-containing protein, with product MRKEFSTKAIYGNKIRTNNNDIRVFSNMWGEFLKNKVEGDIYAIYSNYQSDHTGDFDFLIGTEEVVGNSTVTIPKGEYYVWEVTTNDMEAVGKAWNEIWKSDLPRTYNHDFELYKTDGSISIYLSVSNG from the coding sequence GTGCGAAAAGAATTTTCAACTAAAGCAATCTACGGAAACAAAATTAGAACAAACAATAATGATATTCGTGTATTTTCAAACATGTGGGGTGAATTTTTGAAGAATAAAGTGGAAGGTGATATATACGCAATATATAGTAACTACCAAAGTGATCATACAGGTGACTTTGACTTTTTAATCGGAACAGAAGAAGTGGTTGGGAACTCTACCGTTACTATTCCCAAGGGTGAATATTATGTTTGGGAAGTTACAACTAATGATATGGAAGCTGTCGGTAAAGCCTGGAACGAGATTTGGAAGAGTGATTTACCTCGAACATACAATCATGACTTTGAACTTTATAAAACAGATGGAAGTATAAGTATCTATTTATCCGTTTCTAATGGCTAA
- the guaA gene encoding glutamine-hydrolyzing GMP synthase — protein MSSTPLLIEQEKIVVLDFGSQYNQLITRRIREFGVYSELHPHTITAEDLKKMNATGIIFSGGPNSVYDENAFHIDPAIYEIGVPILGICYGMQLMSQHFGGKVEKASHREYGKAEIDVKNATALFGKLPANQVVWMSHGDHVTVAPEGFEVIATSPSCEVAAMANETKKFYAVQFHPEVRHSAYGIELLRQFVFDVCHATGDWTMESFVEMEIEKIRAEVGDKKVLCALSGGVDSSVVAVLIHKAIGDQLTCMFVDHNLNRKGEVAQVMKTFTEGFNMKVIKIDARERFMNKLAGVSDPEQKRKIIGNEFIYVFDEEASKLDGMDFLAQGTLYTDIIESGTATAQTIKSHHNVGGLPEDMQFKLIEPLKTLFKDEVRALGLELGLDEAIVWRQPFPGPGLGIRVLGEITEEKLEIVRESDAILREEIAKAGLDRDIWQYFTVLPDIRSVGVMGDARTYDYAIGIRAVTSIDGMTSDWARIPWDVLEKVSVRLVNEVPHINRVVYDITSKPPATIEWE, from the coding sequence ATGTCTTCAACTCCATTGTTGATAGAACAAGAAAAGATCGTCGTACTAGATTTCGGAAGTCAATACAACCAATTAATCACGCGTCGTATTCGTGAATTTGGAGTATACAGTGAACTACATCCGCATACAATCACAGCCGAAGACTTAAAGAAAATGAATGCTACAGGTATCATTTTCTCCGGCGGCCCAAACTCTGTATACGATGAAAATGCATTTCATATTGACCCAGCAATATATGAAATTGGCGTTCCTATTTTAGGGATTTGCTATGGTATGCAATTAATGTCACAACATTTCGGTGGAAAAGTGGAAAAAGCTTCTCATCGTGAATACGGTAAAGCGGAAATTGATGTGAAAAATGCGACGGCTCTATTTGGAAAACTTCCTGCGAATCAAGTTGTATGGATGAGTCATGGTGACCATGTAACTGTAGCGCCAGAAGGATTTGAAGTAATCGCAACTAGCCCATCATGTGAAGTAGCAGCAATGGCAAATGAAACGAAGAAATTTTATGCAGTTCAATTCCATCCAGAAGTAAGACATTCTGCTTATGGAATCGAATTACTTCGTCAGTTCGTATTTGACGTTTGTCATGCAACTGGTGATTGGACAATGGAAAGCTTTGTTGAAATGGAAATTGAAAAAATTCGTGCTGAAGTTGGCGACAAAAAAGTTCTATGCGCACTAAGTGGTGGAGTAGATTCTTCTGTAGTTGCTGTGTTAATTCATAAAGCAATAGGCGATCAATTAACTTGTATGTTTGTGGATCACAACTTGAACCGTAAAGGTGAAGTTGCACAAGTAATGAAGACTTTCACAGAAGGCTTTAACATGAAAGTTATTAAAATTGATGCACGTGAACGTTTCATGAATAAATTAGCTGGCGTTTCTGATCCAGAGCAAAAACGTAAAATTATTGGTAACGAATTCATTTATGTATTTGATGAAGAGGCGTCTAAATTAGATGGTATGGATTTCTTAGCTCAAGGTACTCTTTATACAGATATTATTGAATCTGGTACTGCGACAGCTCAAACGATTAAATCTCACCATAACGTAGGTGGACTACCTGAAGATATGCAGTTCAAGTTAATCGAGCCTTTAAAAACATTATTTAAAGACGAAGTGCGTGCACTTGGTTTAGAGCTTGGTCTTGACGAAGCAATCGTTTGGCGTCAACCATTCCCAGGTCCTGGTTTAGGTATCCGTGTACTTGGTGAAATCACAGAAGAAAAACTTGAAATCGTTCGTGAATCTGATGCAATTCTTCGTGAAGAGATTGCAAAAGCTGGTCTAGATCGTGATATTTGGCAGTACTTCACAGTGCTTCCTGACATCCGTAGCGTTGGTGTAATGGGCGATGCACGCACATATGACTATGCAATCGGTATCCGTGCAGTAACTTCTATTGATGGAATGACTTCTGACTGGGCACGTATCCCTTGGGACGTTCTAGAAAAAGTAAGTGTTCGTCTTGTAAATGAAGTTCCACACATCAACCGCGTAGTGTATGATATTACGAGTAAACCACCAGCAACGATTGAGTGGGAATAG